TCCAGGCTGTCGGCGTTGAGCTCTTCCTTCTGCGTGGCCAGTGTTGTGAGGATGCTGGTGATGAAGTGGTCGAAATACTGGAGTCCAAAGGTGCGGGCGACCAGATGCCTCAGAAAGCTCTCCGAAATCCTCTGAAGCCGGATGGAAAAACTCTCTCCGCGTCCTTCCCGCCGGTAACGGGGAATGAACCGTTCCCGCCGGCTCAACTGTTCCACCACCTGCTGAAGGTTGTCGGCATGAACCGCGTTGTAATTCGTCTGAATGATCTGCTTGATGGCTTCGGAAAACCCTCGAAAGATGTCCATGTACTGGCTATGGGAAAACCGACGGATTTCCAGGGCGCGCTGAAACAGGTCTTCCTGTCGTTCCAACCGCCTCGACGTGATTCCGTCGATATCCAACGCCTTGATGAAAAGCGGCAGCACCCGGGCGATCCGGAAAAACGTCGCCCGAGTGATGAAACTCAGGTTGAAGGAGAAGATGATTTCTTCGAAAAGCAGGTTGGCCAGGTTTTCCAGTCGGAAGGTAAGCCCCAGGGCATCGAACTTACGCTCGTTGTAGGATCCGTACATGGACGGGATATCCACGGCGATGTGGCGCTTGTGGTAGATGTTTTCCACGATGTGCATTTCGCTCGGCACGAGGATGATTTCCTTGAGCGCCAGCAGGTAGTCGAGGATGGCTTCCAGCTTCGGCAGGGGATCTTCGGCTTCCAGGGCCTCCAGGAGCGGCGCCGGATCCGGGAGCCCCAGTTGGACGGCGCGTTTCAAGTGTACCTGGATGTCTTTGAAGCTCAGGGCGTACTTTTCGTGGAGCAGTTGGTAAAAACGGATCATAAGGGCGGCCCGCCGGCGTTCCCGGTCCGAAATATCCGGCACCTCGGCGATCATTTCATCCAGATCCCCTTCCGGAATGTCCAGCAGATCCTCGACTCGGTTGATGGTCTTCTTGCTGAAAAGGTGCTGAAAAATCCGATGGATCTCGTCCACGTAAGGACCGGACGTGGAAACCTCCCGGAGGACTTCCTCGGGCACGTACCGGGCGAGCGGCTCCTTGTCCAGGGTGAGCCAGAAGTTGAGGATGGCTTCCATGAACAAGACAATCAGGTTATTGCTCTCCACATGGCTCTGTTTGCGAAGGAAATGGATGAGCTGGTCGCCGCGGCCCGTCAGTTCATCGACATCGGTGGAGACGGCTCGAAGCTGCCCCTCCGCACCGATTTCGTTGAAATAGACCGGGAAGAGCTTGGAGAGCTGCTTGACCAGGTTATAGATGGGTTGTATGGGCGCATGGAGGAGCCGGCTCACGTCCTTCTGGAAAAGGTCCGTGTCCCGGATGCAGATGCCGCCCAGGGAAAGATTCACGATCAAGGCCGAAAGAAGCGACCGTGTCTTCTTGGGATTCTTTTTGATCAATTCAAGCCAGATGCGAATGTTGGCAATGTGCGCCGGGTTGACCTGGACCTGCCAGTGGCGGCTGACGCCTCCCAGTTCCGGCGTTTGAAAGCCCATGGCGATGATCCGCTTTACAAACGCGTCAATGAGGGGGCCGTGCTGGCTGTCGAGGATCTCGAGCCCGATGGTGCGGATGCATTGGAGTGCGGCTTCCGGGTAGTTCAGGAGGCAGCCGGCCAGCGCGTCGTAGACCCGTTCCAGGCGGTCCTGGAGGCTCTCGATGGATTCGTTGCGCATCCACCGGACCATGTCGAAGTTGATTTCTCTGAGCGTTTCTTCGTGAATACTTTCGAGCCCCTTGGTTTCAAGGATCTTAAGGCGTGCAAGCATGCTCAGGTGCTCGGAATTCTTGCCCAGTTCCAGGCCTTTGAGCTTATCGGGGAGATGGTGAAAGACCAGCACGACGTCCCGGAAATCGGGGATCGTAAGCATCTGCGCCACCGCCTTTCGATGGTCGGTTTCCTGGGCCAGCCGTTCCAGTGTTTCCAGTTGCCGGCGGTGGGAGCCGTGGGTGAGGGAGGCGAACAAGTCCCGGAAGGAAGGGGAGACGGGGGCGCCGTCCATCTGCTTGAGGATCCATTCCAGGGGATCTTCGCGTTGGAGCCAGAACAGATGGGTTTCGCGGAGAACCCGGTTCATGAGGCTGCGGAATTCGCGGAAGTCTTCGGGTTCCGTCCAGAGTTCCAGGAGGGCCCGGCCCAGTTTTTTCGGCTGGTAGTAGCTTCGGGTCAGGCACTCGAAGGCCCGAGGGGGGAGGGCCGAAGCGGCCGCGAACAAGGCCCGCGGTATCCCTCGGTGGCAGGTGTCCAGCCGGACGGGATCATCCAGGACCCAGTCGAGGGCAAAGCCTTCGGGGGCGGCGGCGGCGAAGAGCCCGGGGGCTTCTTCCACGATCTTCAGCCACAAGGCCAGAAGGCAGTCCGCGGCGCGCGATCGAACGTCGGTCTGTTCCGAACTTTCGAGGGCCTCCAGGAAGATGCGGGAAAGCAGAGCGAAGATCCGCCCGTTGTGCGGATGGACCGTGTAAAGACGGAAGTTGGAAGTGGCGTAGCGCCAGGCTTCCTGCACCACGAAGTGCCAGTTGCGGTACCGGTGATGATACTCGACCAGCAGCTCCCCCGCCTGTCGTTCCTTGCCCGCATAGCCTCGCACGGCTTCTTCCAGAACCGTGAACACCGGTTCCACCACCACCGGCACGTTGGTGAGCCGCATGTTCTTGTTCCATGCGTCCGACTGGATTTCCTTTACGGATGTCGCAAACTCCATGAAACACCTTCCGTTGGATCCGGGTCGCTTCCGGCGAACCACCTGGATCGCCATGCGCGGTCCATTTCCAGTTCCATCAGCACGGCGGCTTCCCGGCCGACGCCGTAATAGCCGGGTCGAATCCCTGCGGGACGGAAGCCCACGCTTTCGTAGAGACGCCGGGCCGCTGTGTTGCCCCGACGCACCTCGAGCAGCGCAAGGCGGGCCTTGTTTCGGCAGGCGATCTTCAAGGCCTCCAGAAGGAGCGACCGCCCAACGCCCCGGCGCCGCTCGCCAGGTGCCACCGCCAGGTTGAAGATCTGCACTTCGTCGGCCACCATCCAGAAACAGATGTAGCCCGCCACCTCCGTCGCCTGTTTCAGTGCCACAAGCAACCGTGAATGGGGCCTTTCGAATTCCTCCCTGAAAAATCGTTCATCCCAAGGCTCCACATGGCTGGCCTTTTCGATTTCCAGGACTTCCGGAAGGTCACCGAGACCCATTTCGGCGATGCGGATCGGAGGGGACGCCCCGCTGAAGCCCGTCATCACGCCCTCGCGACCGGTTTAGCCAGCACTTCGCCGGCAAGCGTAATGTGGCGCCGGCCGTAATCCCTCAGAGTCTCGGCCACTTTCCTGAGGGATCCGTCGCCGCGGCAGGCGGCGAACTTGATGAGCATGGGAAGATTCACGCCGCAAAGGATCTCCACGTTGGGGCCGAGCAAAGAGAAGCTCACGTTCGCCGGAGTGCCGCCGAAAAGATCCGTCAGGATCAGGACCCCTTTGCCGGAATCCACCGCCTTGACGGCATCCGAAAGTTCGGCGCCCATGGCTTCCAGCGACTTGCGCGGATCCATGGAAACGGCCCGCATCCCCTCAAGATGCCCCAGAATCAGCTCAACCGCGCACAACATTTCTTCCGCCACCCCGCAGTGGGATACCACGACGAGCCCGATCATCTTGGGTTGGTCTCCTTCGACCCGCGGCCGCAAGAGGGCGACCCGGGCGATGCGTCTCACTCCAAGAGAATATCACGATGGAATAATACAACATAATAACCCTTCGTCCGCAACTTGTCAGCCACCTGCTCGGCGATCACCACCGACCGATGCTTACCTCCGGTGCACCCGATGGCGATGGTCAAAAACCGCTTTCCTTCGTTGATGTATTGCGGAAGAAGCTTGAACAGTAGGCCCGTGTACTCCCTCACGAAGCCTTCGGCTTCCGGCCACCGCAGGACCCAGTCGCGCACCTGCCGAGTCCTCCCGTCCAGGGAGCGCAGATCCTCCACGAAGTAAGGGTTTGGAAGAAATCGCACGTCCATCACTAGATCGGCTTCATAAGGGATCCCGTATTTGAAACCGAAGGAAAGCACCTGGACGCTCAGCCGCTCCTTGTCGTTCAGAAGCGAATACGTCCGCGTGATCAACGCTTTCAATTGATGGACCGAAAGATTGGTGGTGTCCACGATCCGGTCGGCCCGTGACCGCAGCGCCGTCAGTTCCCTCCGTTCGCCGGCGATGGCGTCGCGAAGGTGCGTGTCGGCCGAGGCCATGGGATGAAGGCGCCGAGTTTGACTGAACCGCCGTTGGAGCGATTCGTCCGAGGCTTCCAGAAAGATGATTTCCAGGGAGTAGCCGGACCTTTCCATGGACTCAAAGATCGGTTCGTAGTCCCTGAGAAACGATCGGCCCCGGATGTCGATACCCAGGGCCACCCGATTGATGGTGGGCATGTCTTTTTCGCAAAGCGATAGAAACTGGGGCAGCAGGGGCACGGGCAGGTTGTCGATGCAGAAATAGCCAATATCTTCAAAAGCTTTGATGGCGGTACTCTTTCCCGACCCGGAAAGCCCCGTGACCACGACCACGTGAATCTTCCGATTTTCCATGGAAGCCTGTCCTCTCTCCCTCGACGGTTGGCGGCGCTACGGGGATGCAGCCGCACGGCTGCGCGAAAAGGCATGGGCTTGGCGGATTGAGGGGATTCGAAGTGGAGGCCGAAAGGGAGGTGACGGGGAGAAACAGCCTTTCGCCTCACGAGGCCCACCGTCCGGCCGTCGAGTTCGGAGCGGCGACCGCCGGCCGCCCCGCGCGTCGACGTTCCGGGTTTTTCTTCTAGAAATCGTCGTCTTCCTGCTTGATGATCGAATAGATCTCTTCGCGGGACGCGGCTCCACTCAGCCGTTTTCGGACGGTGTTGTTCTTCAGCAGTCGGGCGATCTTCGCCAGCGCCCGCAGGTGGATTCCGGCGCAGCTTTCGGGTGCGACCAGCAGGAAGAAGAGATGTGCCGGCTTACCGTCCATGGACTCGAAGTCGACGCCCCGCGAGGACCTGCCGAAAGAAAGAGCCAGGTGATCCAGGTTTTCGATCTTTCCGTGAGGGATGGCGATGCCTTCGCCGATCCCCGTGCTTCCCAGCCGTTCGCGCTCCAACAGCACTTCGATCAGGCGTTCCCGATCCAGATGAGGCTTATAATGCAGCAGGGCACCGGTCAGTTCCTCGAGGACTTCCCGCTTGGTCGTTCCTTTGAGCTCCGCTATGATCGCTTCCATGGGGAGAATGTCCAGTATCTTCATCAATCGTTCTGATTCCTCCTGGCCGGTTGATCCTTCGCCGCAGGCAGGGGCCCGCAGCCGGGCCGGACCGTCTTCGTGCGGCCGGTCCGCCGTTCATTGTATGGGTTCGATGAGCCCGAAGTTGCCGTCGTTTCGTTTGTAAAGAACGTTGACGCGGTTCGTGTGGCGGTTCGTGAAGACGAGGAACCCGCCGTTGGAAAGGTTTAGCTGCATCACCGCTTCGTCCAGGTCCATGGGCTTGGCGTGGATCTGTTCCGTTTTCACCACCTGGGGCCCGCGTTCCTCATCCTCTTCGGCCCATTCGAGCACTTCCGAGGCCGCCTGCAGGTTCTTTTCCCCCGCCGGCGGTTTCCGCTTCCTGAGCTTGTCCTTGTATTTCTTGATTTGGGATTCAATGTTATCCGAAACCATATCTATAGCGGAATACATGTCTTCGGTCTCTTCCACGCCGTTGATGCGAATACCGTTGGCGTCGATGGTCGCTTCCGCAATATGCCGGAACTTTTCCACCTTCAGCACGATATTGGCTTCAATGGGTTCGTCCACGTACTTCTTGACCCGGGAAATCTTCTCTTCAGCGTAGTCCTTCAGGGCGGGAGAAGGTTCTATATTACGAAAAGTGACGTTGATCTGCATTTACGTTTCCCTCCACTCTATGGCACCACTCGGAAACCAGGGCTCGACGCACTAGCCGCCGTTTTCTCCCCACAACAACTGCTTCCTTTTGTGAGACGGAAGGATACCAAGCATTTCCCGGTACTTGGCCACTGTCCGCCGGGCGATCCGGATATTGTCCCTCTTCAACAGGTCGACGATTTCCTGGTCGCTGTAAGGCTTTCCCGGATCCTCTTCGCGCACGATCCGGCGTATCTGCTCCTTCACGCTTTCGGACGCCACCGCGTCTCCCACGACGCTGTTTATGGAACTGTTGAAGAAATATTTCAACTCAAAAATCCCCTGAGGGGTATGCATATACTTATTGGTTGTCACTCGACTGATGGTCGACTCGTGCATCCCCACATCTTCGGCCACGTCCCGAAGGACCATGGGTTTGAGGTGAGAGACGCCCCTTTCTAGGAAATCGCGTTGGAAATTGACGATGCTTTGGGCGACCTTGTAAAGTGTTCTCTGGCGCTGGTGGATACTCTTGATCAGCCAGGCGGCGGAACGCAGCTTGGACTGGATGTACTCCTTCGTGTCTCCTGAAACGTCGGAATTCCGGCCCAAGGCTTCCTTGTAGTAGGGGTTCACCTTGAGCTTGGGCATGCCGTCTTCGTTCAGAAGGACCACGAATTCGTCGTCCACTCTGATCACGAAAACGTCCGGGCTGATGTACTGGACGTCGTCTTCCGTGTAGGCGCTCCCGGGTCTGGGGTCCATCCCGAGAATGATGTCCACGGCTTCCTTGACTTCTTCCTGCGATTTCTTGAGCGCCCGGACCAGTCCCTGGTAATTGCGGTTTTCGAGGAAATGGAGGTGGTTTTCGATGATGTCGATCACAAGGCCGTTGGGAAGGGGCAGGTTATGAGCCTGGATGAGCAGGCATTCGCGCAAATCGCGGGCCGCCACCCCGGGGGGGTCGAAGGTCTGGACCTTGCGCAGAACCTTTTCCACCTGCTCCGGGGTCACCGCCGTCATTTCGGCGATTTCTTCGATGGTGGCCACCAGGTAGCCGTCCCGATTGAGGTTGCCGATGACGGCGGCTCCAATTTCCTTTTCGTCGTCGTCCAGGCCGGAAAGGCGCAGCTGCCAGATCAGGTGGTCTTCCAGGGAAGGTTTGTGGGTGAGGCGCTGTTCGTAGGAAGGGTAGTCCTGACCCGGGTCCCGTTCAACCAGAACCGGTGTGCTGGTATTGTATTCCTCCAGGTAGGCTTCCCAGTCGAAATCTTCACGGACCTTCTCGGTGATTTCCACTTCGGCGTACGTTTCCTGAGCCGGTTCGGCCTCGATTTCCCCCTCTTCCCGTTCCGCGGTCTCCTCCTGGCCATCTTCCAGGACCGGGTTGGTTTCCAGTTCTTCGCGAATGGTTTCCACCAATTCGAGGCGTGACAGTTGGAGCAGCTTGATGGCCTGTTGCAACTGAGGCGTGATGATCAGTTGCTGGGAAAGCTTCATTTGCTGTTTGAGTTCCAGTGCCATGATGCTTCTCGCCTTACAGGGAGAATCCCTGCCCCAAGTAGGTCTCGCGGGCCCGTTCGCTTCGAGCGATCATCTCGGGAACTCCCTCCTCCAGGATGCGGCCTTCGTGCATGATGTAGGCCCGGTCGCATACCTTGAGGGTTTCCCGGACGTTGTGGTCCGAAATGAGAACCCCGATACCCCGGTCCTTCAGGGAACGGATGAGCCCCTGAATCTCGGCCACGGCGATGGGATCGATTCCCGCAAACGGTTCGTCGAGCAGAATGAAGCTGGGTTCCGTAACCAGTGCCCGGCTGATTTCGAGCCGTCGCCGTTCGCCCCCCGACAGCCGTTCCGCCTTGTTTCGGGCCAGGTGCGAGATATTGAGATCCGCCAGGAGCGCCTTGAGTCTTTCTCTGCGCTCCGCGCGTCCCAGATCCAGGGTTTCGAGGATCGCCATGACGTTTTCTTCCACGGTGAGCTTCCGGAAAACGGAAGGCTCCTGGGGCAGGTAGGCGATGCCCTTTCGAGCCCTAAGATACATGGGGTCGTTTCCGATGTTCTCGCCGTCCAGGTGAACGGTTCCCGCATCCGGGCGGATGATTCCGACCACCATGTAAAAGGTCGTGGATTTTCCGGCACCGTTCGGTCCCAGGAGCCCCACGATTTCTCCCTGTTCCAGATCCAGGTTCACGTGGTCCACCACGCAGCGTCCGCCGTAGTTCTTCACGAGTTCCCGAATCCGGAGCGACCTCGAAGCGCAACCCATCCGCTCAATCCTCCGACCTTTTGGGGTGGAGCACCGCCTGCACCGGCTGGTCGGAAGTTCCCTCCACCACGCTTCGTTCCTCTTCCAGGTAGAGCGTGATGAGGCGCCCTTGGACAGTGTTCTTACCCTGCATCAGCCGCGGGTTTCCCGACAACATGATTTTCTGTTCCTTCTGGAAGAACACCGCTTTCTCCGCTCGGGCGACCTTGTCCTCGCGGGTGATCGTCACCTCGCCTTCCACCTCGATGCGCTCCACCTCTTCCATCATCTGGTTTTCAGCAAGGTCGGCGCCTTCCTTTGCGTACACCGTGAGCCGCTTTCCCGTGATCACCAAGTCGTCCTGTTTGACCACCACGTGGCCTTCGAATCGGATGGTATTGGAACGCTGGTCCACCACCATGCGATCGCTCGCCACATGGAGCGGCGACCCGCCGGCCAGGGCCTTGACTTCCGGCCCTTTGGGTGTTTCAGCGGCGGCCGCTGGATTCACCGAGCCGGTCTGAACGACGGCGGTCCAAAGAAGCCCGGCTGCGATCGCCGCAGCCCAGGTGAAAATCCTAGAATGTCGTTTCATCGCGTCCCCAACCACCGTCCTGCCTTGGTTCTGTTCTACGGCCGCCGAAAGCTCACGCCGGTGAAAACCGCCTGGACCGACCCTTCCATCACCGCCTGTTCCGCTGCAAGGAAGTAGGTCCAGCGGTTCCCCTCCAGCTCCATGTCCGGACCGGTTATCCGGGTGAAGGCCTCCGAATGGATGACGCCGTCTCCGTGGCGGTAGTGGGCGCTTTCCGTGACCAACTCGTAGCTCCGGTCACCCCGGGCCAGCCGGGCCCTCACGTCGCCCCAAAGGTCGATATCCTTGGTGCCGGCGTGAAGGCGCCCTTCCCGGCTTTCCAGAACGATGGGTTCACCCTCCTTCGTATATAGGATCAGGTGGACGTTGGAAAGGAGCGTCTTCTGGCTCTCGCTGTCGTAACGAGCCTCCGACGCCTTCAGTTTCCAGAGTCTGCGCCCTTCGCGCACCTCCGTGTATTCCATGTCCGTGAGTTTCATCTCCGAATCCGAAACATCGTCCTGCACGATCGCCGCGCGGTTGCTGCGCCGGCTTTCTCCTTTCCAGAAACCGAAAACCAGTGCGCCCACAAGCACCAGCGCCGCTACCGCGGTGAGACCGTGAAACAACCTGCCGCGAATTCCCATATTCCGTCAAGACCCGGTCATCTTCAGAAATTGCAAACGGTTAGACTCTAACACGCGCCTCGGCGGAGTGTAAAGCCATATGACACCTAAGACTCCATCCCGGGACCCGGTCGAGAAGAACCGGCGCACGGCGGGTGTTTCCGTCCGGCGGCGGAGGGAAACGTCAGACCTCGGAAGGGAAATCATCGTGAAAGTATCGACGGGTCACCGATTCCCAGAGTCCCTGCGAGTGGAGGAGCAGTTCGCAGACTTCCCGGCAGGCTCCTCGGCCTCCGGCGGCCCGGGTGATGTAATGGGCGTAGGGACGCACGTGGGGGCTGGCGTTGGGGACCGTAACGGCGAAGCCGACCCGCCGCATCACGGGAATGTCGATCAGGTCGTCGCCCATGTAACCCACTTGGGCGTCCCGGAGGCCGAGTTCTTCCTTGATCTCCGCGTAGGCGCCCGCCTTGTGCTGGATGTTCTGAAACACGCGACGGATTCCCAGTCCTTCCGCACGCCGGGCCACGGCTCCGCAGTAGCGGCCCGACATGAAGGCGACTTCCAGACCCGCACGCAGCAGCAGTTTGATGCCGTGGCCGTCTTGGACGTCGTAGGCTTTCAGTTCCGAACCGTCGTCGTGGTAGATGATCCGACCGTCGGTCAAGACCCCGTCCACGTCGAAAATCATGAGCCGCACGGCGATGGCTTTCCGGCGGACGGTTTCGTCCGGGACGGCGGATGTCCGAGGTTCAGCAGCCGGCATGAGGCATCCTCCCGGATTTCAGGGGTCGGCGAAGGCGGCGGATTCGCCTCTTACGCAACGGCGCCGGGCGGTCCGGTAGAGTTCCACGAGCACGGCGAGCAGTTCTCCGGCGTCCGGGAGCGACAGTGAGTTGGGGCCGTCGCAGAGGGCGCGGTCGGGGTCTTCGTGGACTTCGAAGAAGACGCCGTCGGCGCCGGCCGCCACGGCCGCACAGGCGAGCGGCCGCACGAAGTCGCGCTGACCTCCCGAAGACCGCCCCAGCCCCCCCGGAAGCTGTACGCTGTGGGTGGCGTCGAAGACCACCGGGTATCCCAGGGCCGCCATCACGGGGATGGATCGCATGTCCACCACCAGGTTGTTGTACCCGAAGGCAGTCCCCCGCTCGGTCAGAAGGATTTTACGGTTGCCGGTGCTTTCGACCTTCTTCACCACGTTCGCCATGTCCCAGGGAGCCAGAAACTGGGCTTTCTTAAGGTTCACTGGTTTTCCCGTTTCGCCGGCCGCCAGGACAAGGTCTGTCTGCCGGACAAGAAAGGCCGGGATCTGGATGATGTCCACCACCCGGGCCGCTTCTTTCGCTTCCCTCCGGGAATGAACGTCCGTAAGGACCGGTACGCCGACTTCCCGCCGCACACGCTCCAACATCGCCAGGCCGCGCTCCAGCCCGGGGCCGCGAAAGGAATCGATGGCGGTTCGATTCGCCTTGTCGTAGGAACTCTTGAAGATGTAGGGAACCCCCAGCTCATCGCAAGTCCTTTTGAGAAAGGTCGCCACTTTGAGGGCCAGGGCTTCGCTTTCCAGCACGCAGGGCCCTCCGATCAGGAAAAGGCGGTCCTTCCCCACGGGATTTCCAAGAACTTCAAACGTCGACAACCGGCGGCTCCTCCATGGCCACGATCCAGCCTTCTCAGCATACCTTGGGCGGCGCCGGCGGGGGTCCCCCCAGCGCCCGTTCCAGGGACTGGCTCACAAACGCCTTGAAAAGCGGGTGCGGATCCATGGGCCTGGATTTGAATTCGGGGTGAAACTGGCAGCCCAGAAACCAAGGATGATCGGCCAGTTCGATGATTTCCACAAGGTTCTTGTCCGGGGACAGCCCCGTGAACCGCATGCCGTGCCGGCTCAGGACTTCCCGGTATTCGTTGTTGAACTCGTAACGGTGCCGGTGGCGTTCCGAAATCTCGTGCCGTCTGTAAGCCTGGAAGGCCAGGCTGCCTTCTTCCAGGATGCACGGATAGGCCCCCAGGCGCATGGTGCCGCCCAGATCCGAACCCTCGTCACGCCTCACCACCTGGTTGTTCTTGTAGTCGAACCATTCCCGCATCAGGTAGATGACCGGGTGAGGAGTGTGTTTGTCGATTTCCATGCTGTGGGCGGCTTCAAGGCCCGCCACGTGCCGGGCGAATTCCACAACCGCCATCTGCATGCCCAGGCAGATGCCGAAAAGGGGCATTCGATTTTCCCGGGCGAAACGGATGGCCTTGATCTTTCCTTCGATGCCGCGGGAACCGAAACCGCCGGGCACCAGGATGCCGTGGGCGTCCTTGAGCAGTGCTTCGCCTCCCAGTTTCTCCACTTCTTCGGAGTCCACGAAGGAGAGGTGAACCCGGGTGCTGTTGGCCGCTCCCGCGTGAGCCAGAGCCTCGTTGAGGCTCTTGTACGATTCCCTGAGGTCGATGTACTTGCCCACAATGGCGATGGTCACGTCGTAGGCGGGGTTTTTGATGCGCCGGACCAGCTCTTCCCAGTCCTGGAGGTGAGGGGCGCGGGTCCAGATGTTGAGAAGGCGCAGGATCTTTTCGTCCAGGCCTTCTTCATGGAAGAGAAGGGGTACTTCGTAGATGGAGTCCACATCCTTGGCGGTGATCACGGCATCGGGTTCCACGTTGCAGAAATGAGCGATCTTGGCTTTGATCTCCCTGGAAAGGGCCATTTCGGTGCGGCACAGTAAAATGTCCGGCTGAATGCCGATACCGCGCAGTTCCTTGACGCTGTGCTGGGTGGGTTTCGTCTTCAGTTCGCCGGCGACCTTGACGTAGGGTACCAGGGTCACGTGGACGTAGAGGACGTTTTCGCGCCCCACGTCATTTCGGAACTGGCGGATGGCTTCCAGAAAGGGCAGGCTTTCGATGTCGCCGACGGTCCCGCCGATTTCCACGATCACCAGGTCCACGCCGTTGACCACCCCGCGGATGCATGCCTTGATTTCGTCGGTGA
This is a stretch of genomic DNA from Desulfoglaeba alkanexedens ALDC. It encodes these proteins:
- the lptB gene encoding LPS export ABC transporter ATP-binding protein; its protein translation is MGCASRSLRIRELVKNYGGRCVVDHVNLDLEQGEIVGLLGPNGAGKSTTFYMVVGIIRPDAGTVHLDGENIGNDPMYLRARKGIAYLPQEPSVFRKLTVEENVMAILETLDLGRAERRERLKALLADLNISHLARNKAERLSGGERRRLEISRALVTEPSFILLDEPFAGIDPIAVAEIQGLIRSLKDRGIGVLISDHNVRETLKVCDRAYIMHEGRILEEGVPEMIARSERARETYLGQGFSL
- a CDS encoding PTS sugar transporter subunit IIA, which translates into the protein MIGLVVVSHCGVAEEMLCAVELILGHLEGMRAVSMDPRKSLEAMGAELSDAVKAVDSGKGVLILTDLFGGTPANVSFSLLGPNVEILCGVNLPMLIKFAACRGDGSLRKVAETLRDYGRRHITLAGEVLAKPVARA
- the hpf gene encoding ribosome hibernation-promoting factor, HPF/YfiA family → MQINVTFRNIEPSPALKDYAEEKISRVKKYVDEPIEANIVLKVEKFRHIAEATIDANGIRINGVEETEDMYSAIDMVSDNIESQIKKYKDKLRKRKPPAGEKNLQAASEVLEWAEEDEERGPQVVKTEQIHAKPMDLDEAVMQLNLSNGGFLVFTNRHTNRVNVLYKRNDGNFGLIEPIQ
- the rapZ gene encoding RNase adapter RapZ: MENRKIHVVVVTGLSGSGKSTAIKAFEDIGYFCIDNLPVPLLPQFLSLCEKDMPTINRVALGIDIRGRSFLRDYEPIFESMERSGYSLEIIFLEASDESLQRRFSQTRRLHPMASADTHLRDAIAGERRELTALRSRADRIVDTTNLSVHQLKALITRTYSLLNDKERLSVQVLSFGFKYGIPYEADLVMDVRFLPNPYFVEDLRSLDGRTRQVRDWVLRWPEAEGFVREYTGLLFKLLPQYINEGKRFLTIAIGCTGGKHRSVVIAEQVADKLRTKGYYVVLFHRDILLE
- a CDS encoding PTS sugar transporter subunit IIA, which translates into the protein MKILDILPMEAIIAELKGTTKREVLEELTGALLHYKPHLDRERLIEVLLERERLGSTGIGEGIAIPHGKIENLDHLALSFGRSSRGVDFESMDGKPAHLFFLLVAPESCAGIHLRALAKIARLLKNNTVRKRLSGAASREEIYSIIKQEDDDF
- the rpoN gene encoding RNA polymerase factor sigma-54; protein product: MALELKQQMKLSQQLIITPQLQQAIKLLQLSRLELVETIREELETNPVLEDGQEETAEREEGEIEAEPAQETYAEVEITEKVREDFDWEAYLEEYNTSTPVLVERDPGQDYPSYEQRLTHKPSLEDHLIWQLRLSGLDDDEKEIGAAVIGNLNRDGYLVATIEEIAEMTAVTPEQVEKVLRKVQTFDPPGVAARDLRECLLIQAHNLPLPNGLVIDIIENHLHFLENRNYQGLVRALKKSQEEVKEAVDIILGMDPRPGSAYTEDDVQYISPDVFVIRVDDEFVVLLNEDGMPKLKVNPYYKEALGRNSDVSGDTKEYIQSKLRSAAWLIKSIHQRQRTLYKVAQSIVNFQRDFLERGVSHLKPMVLRDVAEDVGMHESTISRVTTNKYMHTPQGIFELKYFFNSSINSVVGDAVASESVKEQIRRIVREEDPGKPYSDQEIVDLLKRDNIRIARRTVAKYREMLGILPSHKRKQLLWGENGG
- the rimI gene encoding ribosomal protein S18-alanine N-acetyltransferase gives rise to the protein MTGFSGASPPIRIAEMGLGDLPEVLEIEKASHVEPWDERFFREEFERPHSRLLVALKQATEVAGYICFWMVADEVQIFNLAVAPGERRRGVGRSLLLEALKIACRNKARLALLEVRRGNTAARRLYESVGFRPAGIRPGYYGVGREAAVLMELEMDRAWRSRWFAGSDPDPTEGVSWSLRHP
- a CDS encoding PEP/pyruvate-binding domain-containing protein, yielding MEFATSVKEIQSDAWNKNMRLTNVPVVVEPVFTVLEEAVRGYAGKERQAGELLVEYHHRYRNWHFVVQEAWRYATSNFRLYTVHPHNGRIFALLSRIFLEALESSEQTDVRSRAADCLLALWLKIVEEAPGLFAAAAPEGFALDWVLDDPVRLDTCHRGIPRALFAAASALPPRAFECLTRSYYQPKKLGRALLELWTEPEDFREFRSLMNRVLRETHLFWLQREDPLEWILKQMDGAPVSPSFRDLFASLTHGSHRRQLETLERLAQETDHRKAVAQMLTIPDFRDVVLVFHHLPDKLKGLELGKNSEHLSMLARLKILETKGLESIHEETLREINFDMVRWMRNESIESLQDRLERVYDALAGCLLNYPEAALQCIRTIGLEILDSQHGPLIDAFVKRIIAMGFQTPELGGVSRHWQVQVNPAHIANIRIWLELIKKNPKKTRSLLSALIVNLSLGGICIRDTDLFQKDVSRLLHAPIQPIYNLVKQLSKLFPVYFNEIGAEGQLRAVSTDVDELTGRGDQLIHFLRKQSHVESNNLIVLFMEAILNFWLTLDKEPLARYVPEEVLREVSTSGPYVDEIHRIFQHLFSKKTINRVEDLLDIPEGDLDEMIAEVPDISDRERRRAALMIRFYQLLHEKYALSFKDIQVHLKRAVQLGLPDPAPLLEALEAEDPLPKLEAILDYLLALKEIILVPSEMHIVENIYHKRHIAVDIPSMYGSYNERKFDALGLTFRLENLANLLFEEIIFSFNLSFITRATFFRIARVLPLFIKALDIDGITSRRLERQEDLFQRALEIRRFSHSQYMDIFRGFSEAIKQIIQTNYNAVHADNLQQVVEQLSRRERFIPRYRREGRGESFSIRLQRISESFLRHLVARTFGLQYFDHFITSILTTLATQKEELNADSLDLLLSYDPEKTISWLHSPDTKTYDLIHLGNKGYNLVQLYSIGIRVPPGFVITTEYFRCREVIEALPQSREDFEERVMASLGGLEQSTGRNFGSPGNALLLSVRSGSVVSMPGMMNTFLNVGINERIVEGLIQQTGEAWFAWDNYRRFLQSWGMSFGLERDEFDAVMNFYKNRYGRKVKRDFSPEEMRELARAYRKTLQTHEIDFSDDPREQLFTAIRQVVESWYNPKAQTYREIMGLSEKWGTAVTVQTMVFGNLDTRSGAGVMFTHNPWTSEEDIDPTGDFTLGNQGEDVVGGLVKTLPLSEKQRMTEGERKEHSLESLFPQVYQRLVDIAKELIYRQNWGPQELEFTFQGDHQDGVYVLQCRNMAPRIPKLYPVFQPTKALHEAYLGSGIGVSGGAVCGRVAFDLESIVRLRKDHPGEPVILIRSDTVPDDIHEISIADAILTGKGGATSHAAIVAHRLGKTCVVGCSRLRVWQTEGRCAIDGRLLRTGDIIGIDGRSGAIYYGAHAIQRVEVPG